A genomic stretch from Hemibagrus wyckioides isolate EC202008001 linkage group LG02, SWU_Hwy_1.0, whole genome shotgun sequence includes:
- the cdr2l gene encoding cerebellar degeneration-related protein 2-like — protein sequence MLRASRMEEFVTEEDEPWYDQRDLEQDLHLAAELGKTLLERNKELEDSLQQMYITNEEQVQEIEYLSKQVEMLREMNEQHAKVYEQLDVTARELEITNEKLVLESKASHQKIDRLTNTMEMLQGQVDTLTARVEELRTLEELRVRREKKERRKTVHSFPCLKELCTAPRYEDGFRVSDPGSGDLQERRPADDENEHLRALVASLRAAVSAERGRRENAERECTAVLQEFERLEQRLLGAEGCQQRVHELEAELQELQQLRKSRACLLVAEDGLEQTLLSSAPETDTVEDVAGATQESSGEPPVRKSCSDTALDVISAVDASGRRKGSYALHANGVRKRGMSILREVDEQYHALLERYEELLGKCRRHEESLRHAEVQTSRPVSRDPSMKECRAAEATTQPGTPPQTPSTPEAMEGISRQVEAVDKRLSQNTPEYKALFKEIFSRLQKTKTDINSTKGRKSGK from the exons ATGCTCCGGGCTAGCAGGATGGAGGAGTTTGTGACCGAAGAGGACGAGCCATGGTACGACCAGAGAGACCTGGAGCAGG ATCTGCACTTGGCAGCAGAGCTAGGGAAGACCCTTCTGGAACGCAATAAGGAGCTGGAGGACTCGCTGCAGCAGATGTACATCACCAATGAGGAGCAGGTGCAGGAGATTGAG TATTTGTCCAAGCAAGTGGAGATGCTACGGGAGATGAATGAGCAGCATGCAAAAGTCTATGAGCAGTTGGACGTGACGGCACGAGAGCTTGAGATCACTAATGAGAAGCTGGTGTTGGAAAGCAAGGCTTCACATCAGAAAATAGACCG GTTGACGAACACCATGGAGATGCTGCAGGGCCAGGTGGATACGCTGACGGCCCGTGTGGAGGAACTGCGCACACTTGAAGAGCTCAGGGTTCGCagggagaagaaagagagacgaAAAACTGTGCACTCCTTCCCATGCCTCAAGGAGCTCTGCACCGCACCCAG GTATGAGGATGGATTCAGGGTGTCTGACCCAGGTAGTGGTGACCTGCAAGAGCGGCGGCCGGCAGATGATGAAAATGAGCACCTGCGTGCACTGGTTGCATCTCTCCGTGCAGCCGTATCAGCTGAACGTGGGCGACGGGAGAATGCAGAGCGCGAGTGCACCGCTGTGCTACAGGAGTTTGAGCGCTTGGAGCAGCGGCTTCTGGGTGCTGAGGGCTGCCAACAGCGTGTCCATGAGCTGGAGGCAGAACTGCAGGAGCTACAGCAGCTACGCAAGTCACGTGCCTGCTTACTGGTTGCCGAGGATGGTCTGGAGCAGACGCTGCTCAGCAGTGCCCCAGAAACCGATACGGTGGAGGACGTTGCAGGTGCAACCCAAGAGAGCTCTGGTGAACCCCCGGTACGCAAGAGCTGTAGTGACACAGCACTGGACGTCATCTCGGCCGTAGACGCTTCTGGACGACGCAAGGGGAGCTACGCCCTCCATGCCAATGGGGTGCGCAAGCGTGGTATGTCCATCTTGCGTGAAGTGGACGAGCAGTACCATGCATTGCTCGAGCGGTATGAGGAGCTGCTGGGCAAGTGTCGGCGCCATGAAGAGAGTCTGCGCCACGCCGAGGTGCAAACTTCACGGCCTGTGTCCAGAGACCCGTCCATGAAGGAGTGTCGTGCAGCAGAGGCCACAACGCAACCAGGCACGCCACCGcaaacaccctcaacacctgaGGCCATGGAGGGCATCAGCCGGCAGGTGGAGGCTGTGGACAAGCGGCTGAGCCAGAACACACCAGAGTACAAGGCTCTGTTCAAAGAGATCTTCTCACGCCTACAGAAGACCAAGACCGACATCAACTCCACTAAAGGGAGGAAAAGTGGGAAATAG
- the arhgdia gene encoding rho GDP-dissociation inhibitor 1, translated as MAEHEPTPEQLAAIAAENEESEAVNYKPPAQKSLQEIQELDKDDESLRKYKEALLGSSTVAAVDPNAPNVQVTRLTLMCETAPAPLTLDLQGDLESFKKQSFILKEGVEYRIKISFKVNKEIVSGLKYVQQTFRKGVKLDKSDYMVGSYGPRPSEYEFLTPLEEAPKGLLARGTYNIKSKFTDDDKHDHLSWEWNLNIKKDWKD; from the exons ATGGCCGAACATGAACCCACCCCAGAGCAGCTAGCAGCCATCGCTGCCGAGAACGAGGAGAGCGAGGCTGTGAACTACAAGCCGCCGGCACAGAAGAGCCTTCAGGAGATCCAGGAGCTGGACAAGGACGACGAGAGCCTGCGCAAGTACAAAGAAGCTTTGCTCGGCTCATCCACTGTGGCTgcag tGGATCCCAACGCTCCCAACGTCCAAGTGACACGGCTAACTTTAATGTGTGAGACGGCCCCTGCTCCTCTGACCCTTGACCTGCAAG GAGATCTGGAGAGCTTCAAAAAGCAGTCGTTTATTCTTAAAGAAGGAGTGGAGTACAGGATAAAGATCAGCTTCAAG GTAAACAAGGAGATTGTCTCAGGACTGAAGTATGTACAACAGACCTTTAGGAAAGGGGTGAAGC TCGATAAGTCTGACTACATGGTGGGCAGTTATGGGCCTCGACCAAGCGAGTACGAGTTCCTCACCCCTCTAGAGGAGGCTCCAAAGGGCTTGCTGGCCCGTGGCACCTACAACATAAAGTCCAAGTTTACTGACGACGACAAGCATGACCACCTGTCCTGGGAGTGGAACCTCAACATCAAGAAGGACTGGAAAGATTAA